A DNA window from Phoenix dactylifera cultivar Barhee BC4 chromosome 13, palm_55x_up_171113_PBpolish2nd_filt_p, whole genome shotgun sequence contains the following coding sequences:
- the LOC103714656 gene encoding BTB/POZ domain and ankyrin repeat-containing protein NPR5-like, whose amino-acid sequence MEDSLKSLSLDYLNLLINGQAFSDVTFSVEGRLVHAHRCILAARSLFFRKFFCGPDPPSPGLLLLHQDLHPHHHHGPRSPSGASASSPRGASAAGPVVIPVNSVGYEVFLLLLQFLYSGQVSIVPQKHEPRPNCSERGCWHTSCTAAVDLALDTLAAARSFGVEQLALLTQKQLASMVEKASIEDVMKVLMASRKQDMHQLWTTCSHLVAKSGLPPEVLAKHLPIDVVAKIEELRLKTSLARRSSFMSHHPLDIAVAGVGPSSAAAAAAELEDQHHKIRRMRRALDSSDVELVKLMVMGEGLNLDDALALHYAVENCSREVVKALLELGAADVNCPAGPAGKTPLHIAAEMVCPDMVAVLLDHHADPNIRTVDGVTPLDILRTLTSDFLFKGAVPGLSHIEPNKLRLCLELVQSAAMVMSREEAANSGGGGGGGGRNPSTAMYHPPMNPEPSNCNANSLSSSSSSSMVNLSLDSRMVYLDLGMAAQLGCKINDGGEDDNSCSRSQGGGGGIGPSSSMYSSHGFP is encoded by the exons ATGGAGGATTCACTGAAATCCCTCTCCTTGGACTACTTGAACCTGCTGATCAATGGCCAGGCCTTCAGCGACGTCACCTTCAGCGTCGAGGGCCGTCTCGTCCACGCCCACCGCTGCATCCTCGCCGCCCGCAGCCTCTTCTTCCGCAAGTTCTTCTGCGGCCCCGACCCCCCTTCCCCgggtctcctcctcctccaccaggACCTCcacccccaccaccaccacgGCCCCCGCTCCCCCTCCGGCGCATCCGCCTCGTCCCCCCGCGGGGCCTCCGCCGCCGGCCCCGTCGTGATCCCGGTGAACTCCGTCGGCTACGAGGTCttcctgctgctgctgcagTTCCTGTACAGCGGCCAGGTCTCCATCGTCCCGCAGAAGCACGAGCCGCGCCCCAATTGCAGCGAGCGCGGCTGCTGGCACACCTCTTGCACTGCCGCCGTCGACCTTGCCCTCGACACCCTCGCCGCCGCCCGCTCCTTCGGCGTCGAGCAGCTGGCGCTGCTCACCCAG AAGCAACTGGCGAGCATGGTCGAGAAGGCGTCGATCGAGGACGTGATGAAGGTGCTGATGGCGTCGCGCAAGCAGGACATGCACCAGCTCTGGACCACCTGCTCCCACCTCGTCGCCAAGTCGGGCCTCCCGCCTGAGGTCCTCGCCAAGCACCTGCCCATCGACGTCGTGGCCAAGATCGAGGAGCTCCGCCTCAAGACCTCCCTCGCCCGCCGCTCCTCCTTCATGTCCCACCACCCACTCGACATCGCCGTGGCCGGCGTCGGCCCATcctctgctgctgctgccgccgcCGAGCTCGAGGACCAGCACCACAAGATCCGGCGCATGCGCCGCGCGCTCGACTCCTCCGACGTCGAGCTCGTCAAGCTCATGGTCATGGGCGAGGGGCTCAACCTCGACGACGCGCTCGCCCTTCACTACGCTGTCGAGAACTGCAGCCGCGAGGTCGTCAAGGCGCTCCTGGAGCTCGGCGCGGCCGACGTCAACTGTCCTGCAGGGCCGGCAGGGAAGACCCCCCTCCACATCGCCGCCGAGATGGTCTGCCCCGACATGGTCGCCGTCCTCCTCGACCACCACGCGGACCCCAACATCCGGACAGTTGACGGGGTTACTCCACTCGACATCCTCCGTACCCTCACCTCGGACTTCCTCTTCAAGGGCGCTGTCCCGGGGCTCTCGCACATCGAGCCCAACAAGCTCCGGCTCTGCCTCGAGCTGGTCCAGTCTGCGGCGATGGTCATGTCGAGGGAGGAGGCAGCGAatagtggcggcggcggcggcggcggaggtcgCAATCCCAGCACGGCCATGTACCATCCTCCAATGAATCCCGAGCCCAGCAATTGCAATGCCAACAGcctcagcagcagcagcagcagcagcatggTTAACCTCAGTCTCGATTCGAGAATGGTATACCTCGATCTTGGCATGGCGGCGCAATTGGGGTGCAAGATCAATGATGGGGGTGAGGATGACAACAGCTGCAGTAGGTCTCAAGGGGGTGGTGGTGGCATTGGTCCATCATCCTCCATGTATTCTTCTCATGGATTCCCGTAA